Genomic segment of Paenibacillaceae bacterium GAS479:
CTTCTCCCGTCTTTCTGGTACATTCTCAAAGTAGATCAGCTATTCCCTCTCGACTCGCGGCTGTCCAGTCTGCCGAAAAGCATTTGTGTCTGCTCTTCAAGCTCCGCCTCCGGCGTCACCGCCGCTGGCTCAGGCAACGCCTCGAGCGATCCTAGCTCAAAATGATCCAGGAACGACCGTGTCGTTCCGTACAGGATCGGACGGCCGATCTGTTCGGCTCTGCCTTTTTCCTCAATGAGATCCTTGGCCACGAGCGTCTGAATCGCCTTCTCGCTCTTCACTCCGCGGATTTCCTCGATCTCTACCCGAGTAATTGGCTGCCGATAAGCGATAATGGCAAGCGTCTCAAGCGCCGCTTGGGACAGCGAAGAACGGGATGGCGAGTACGCCATCCGCTCAAAATACGAAGCATGCTCCGCATGCGTGGTGAACCGGAATGCTCCGGCTACTTCCGCGATGCGGATGCCCCGCCCCCCTTGCTCCATATCCGCCTTGAGCTCACGTACCATATCCCCGGTAAGCCGCACATCGATCTCTATAATCTCTGCGAGCTGCTTGACCGTCAGTCCTTCGTCGCCTGCCATGAATAACAGGCCTTCAATAATCGATTTCAGTTGCTGAACCATCACGATCCGATGCTTCCCCTCTCCAGTGGATGACGATGTCATCGAAAAGACTGTTCTGGAATACGCGGACCTGCTTCATTTTCATCAGCTCCAGGATGGCCAGAAAGGTTACGACGATCTCATGCCGCTCCATTGATGTGCTTACTAGCCGAGAGAAGCGAACCGTGTCATGCTCCCGCAAAATATCCGATATATCGCGAATACGGTCCTTGACCGAAATCTCGTCCCGATGAATTCGAGCGACCGATGTACGCTTCGCAGCCTTGCTCAAAGCACGGCGGAAAGCAGCCATTATGTCGCCTAGATCGAGTCCTTCAAGCGGATGGGAATCATCCTCTTTCATGAACGTCGTCATATCCTCGGGTTCCTTGCTGTACACGAGGCTTCGAGCCATCTCCCGATCTCGCAGATGCTCCGCAATCTGCTTGAAGCGACGATATTCCACCAGCTTTTGCACCAGCTCGTCACGCGGGTCCAGCATTTCATCCTCGTCCCAGTACTCCTCATACTCCTCCACAACAGGAGGCCGTGGGAGCAACTGGCCGCTCTTGATCGCGAGCAGAGTGGCCGCCATAACGAGAAACTCACTCGTAATATCCAGCTCAAACTCTTGCATCGCATGCAGATAATCCATGTACTGATCCGTAATCCGGCTGATCGGAATATCATAGATGTCGATTTCTTCTCTGTCCAGCAAGTGAAGCAGCAAATCCAGCGGCCCCTCGAATGCTTCCAGCTTGTATAGAACGGTCATGCCGCTTCACCCTTTCCTTGCAGCCGGCTAGATCATCAGCCCTGGATAACGCGTGTCAAATTCGCCATCTCTATTGCAGCTGTAGCGGCTTCCCAACCTTTGTTGCCCGCTTTTGTACCTGCACGCTCAACGGCCTGCTCGATCGAATCTGTCGTCAGCACCCCGAAAATCGTAGGCACGCCCGTTTTGAGATTGATCGCCGCAACCCCTTTGGCAACTTCGCTGCACACGTAGTCAAAATGCGGAGTTGACCCCCGAATCACCGCTCCAAGCGTAATGACGGCGTCGTACTTGCCGCTTTCGGCCATCTTCTGGGCGATCAGCGGAATTTCGAACGCTCCCGGAACCCAAGCAACCTCGACCTCGACCTCATCATCGCCAGCGCCATGGCGCTTGAATGCATCCAGAGCTCCGCTGAGCAACTTGCCCGTAATGAATTCATTGAAACGGCCTACGACTACCCCATACTTCAGTCCTTGCGATACCAAATGTCCTTCATAATATTTCGTCATGTCTTTTAAACACACCTTTCTATTCTAATTTATTCGGCTTAAATTTCAAACTCTAATAGATGACCTAACTTGGATTTTTTCGTATTCAGGTAGTTCGTATTACTCTCATTGCGCTCCATCTGGATCGGCACCCGTTCAACAACACTCAAACCATACCCTTCAAGCCCCCTGATTTTGCGAGGATTGTTGGTCATAAGTCGCATCTCACGTACACCTAGATCACGCAAAATTTGAGCCCCAATGCCATACTCGCGGAGATCGGCAGCGAAGCCGAGCTTCAGATTCGCCTCCACTGTATCCAGCCCCTGCTCCTGCAGCTGATACGCCTTAAGCTTGTTGATTAGGCCGATGCCGCGCCCTTCCTGTCTCATATAAAGCAGAATACCGCTTCCTGCCTGCTCAATCTGCCCCAGCGCCGCAGCCAGCTGAGGCCCGCAATCGCAGCGCCGTGAATGAAACACATCGCCAGTGAGGCATTCCGAATGAACACGCACAAGCGTCGGCTCGTCGGGCTTGATCTCGCCTTTGACTAAGGCGACATGTTCTTTGCCATCGGCATCGTTCGTGTAGGCAACAGCGCGGAAAACTCCAAAGTCCGTTGGCATGTTAACTTCCACAGCTCGCTCGACGAGTTGCTCACGACGGTTGCGAAATTCAATTAAATGCTGGATCGTAATCAGCTTAAGATTATGCTTTTGCTTGAAGTCGGCCAAATCCGGCAGCCTGGCCATCGATCCATCCTCTTTAATAATCTCGCAAATGACTGCCCCAGGCTGCGCACCGCATAAACGAGCCAGATCAACCCCTGCCTCCGTATGCCCGGCGCGTCGCAGCACTCCGCCATCCTTAGCGATAAGCGGGAAAATATGTCCAGGACGACGGAAATCATCGGCATTGGCAGTGCCGTCCACAAGCGCCTTGATCGTCTCGGAGCGCTCATGAGCGGAAATGCCTGTTGTTGTGTTTATATGATCGACAGATACCGTGAACGCCGTACCGTGGTAATCCGTGTTGCGCGCCACCATCGGCGGCAGCTCTAGCTCTCTCGCCCGCTGGGCTGTAATCGGTACACATACGAGCCCTCTGGCCTCGGTTATCATAAAGTTGATGACAGCGGGAGTGATCGTATCGGCTAGCGCAATTAAGTCCCCTTCATTTTCGCGGTCCTCGTCGTCCACGACAATGACTGGTTTACCCCCGATCAGATCCTGCAACGCCTCTTCAATGCTGTTGAACGGCGTGAAGCCTTCTTGATGGTCAAAGCGGGTCATCGTTGTTGTCCTCCTTTGTCTTACAAAAACATCGCTGACTTAGCCTCTATATGCGGTCAAAAGGTTATACATTATCGCTGATTCTGCTGGGCTTAAGCGAAGCCGTTGTCGGCGAGAAATGCAGCAGATAATCCGCCTGAAGCATGACCGCTTCCGTGAGCAGTCCGCCCCGCGGCGCCAGCTTGCTGCGAAGCTCCGCTGCCATAGCGCAGCAGATGGTCCACATATTTGCCGAGCACATCACACTCGATGTTAACAGTCGACCCGGGCTGCTTGTGTTGAAGCACGGTTTCCGCCAGCGTATGCGGAATGATCGACACGGAGAAGCTGTCTCCATCCGCATCAACTACAGTGAGGCTGATTCCGTCCACGGTGATCGAGCCTTTGGGGATAATGTAGCGCCCATTGTCGGCATCCTTCAGGCGCATCGTGAACACGACGGCGTTGGCATTGGCCCGGCGATCCGTAATGACCGCAATTCCATCGACATGCCCCTGCACAATATGCCCGCCGAAACGGCCATCCGCCCGCATCGCCCGCTCCAGATTGAGCGGGCTGCCAAGCGGCAGCTCGCTCAAATTGGTATTCCGGTACGTTTCCGGCATAATGTCGACCGCAAAGCTGCGGCTATCAAAAGCGGTCACCGTCAGGCAAACGCCGTTCACAGCAATACTGTCACCGAGCGCGACATCTTCCAGCACTTTGGAGGCAGAGATGCTCAGCACCATCGCCTCGCCCCTGCGTGATACGCTACGCAGCGCTCCCTTTTCCTCAATGAGACCTGTGAACATGTGGGCTCCCCTCCTTCCATACCGGCTTACCGCTGATGCAAATATCCCGCCCATATTGCTCCAGCTCCATATCCTCCAGCTCAATCGCTTCCGCCATACGGCTAAAGCCGTCAAATTGGAACGAGGATGGCGCCTGAGTTCCGCCGATTATTTTGGGAGCGATGAACAGTCGAATCCGGTCCACTAAACCTGCTTCCAGCATCGATCCGTTCAACTGCCCCCCGCCTTCCAGCAAAATAGAGCCAATCTCTCGCTCGCCTAACAAGCGCATCGCCTGGGCCAAGTCCACTCGGCTGCCGCTGCCGCAGCGCAGCACGTCAACACCGGCCTCGCGCAGCGCAGCCTCGCGACCGATATCGGCATCTGCTGCTGTCAGCACAAGCGTTTGGGCTTCGCGATTCTGAACGAGCTTAGAGCCGAGCGGCAAGCGAAGTGAGGAGTCTACGACGATGCGCAGCGGGTGCAGCCCCTGTACGGGCAGCCGGGTCGTAAGCGACGGATCATCCGCCAGCACCGTACCGATGCCAACCATAATGCCCATATGCCGATGGCGCAGCGCATGAACTGCTTCCCGCGCTTGCGGCCCGGTTATCCAGCGGCTGTCCCCTGTTTTCGAAGCGATTCGCCCGTCAAGTGTTGAGGCTGTTTTCAAAGTGACATAAGGCAGCCGGGTCGAGATGAATTTGATAAAAGCTTCATTGAGCCGGTTCGATTCTTGCTCCAGCACACCTGTGACCACATCTATCCCGGCCGCTCGCAGCTTAGCAATCCCGCTGCCAGCGACGAGCGGATTGGGGTCCTGCGCCGCCACGACAACTCTGGCCGCGCCCGCTTCGATAATCCGATCGCTGCATGGCGGGGTGCGTCCAAAATGGCTGCAAGGCTCCAGCGTCACATAAACCGTAGCGCCCCTTGCTTCCTCGCCAGCCATTAAAAGTGCATGCACCTCCGCATGACCCTCTCCCCGCTTCAAATGCGCACCCATGCCAACGATACGTCCGTCCTTGACTACTACACAGCCAACTACGGGATTGATTGAGGTTTGGCCCGAGGTTTTGGCTGCCATCTGCAGCGCGAGCTCCATGTAATATCGATCATCAATAAGTTCAATCACACACAAAACACCCCCGAATGCGCGGATGCGACCTTCGGGGGTGGGTGGAATTCAAAACGCTGTGAAGTCTCTGCAAAGGGGCTGCTTAAGTGAGTAGACCAAATAAACCGCGGCCATAGGCATCGGATTAAGCTCCGCATTGCTGCTGCACAATGTCCAGGGGACATCAAACAAGCTTGGAGCCAATGGAATATCACAACAGACTTCTGCCTATAGAAAAACAACAGGGTTCAATAAAAAAACCTGCAGCAAATCAAAAAGGCAGTCCTTTGCAAGGTTATCAACAGCGATTCCTTCTCCCATCCAGACTGTACTGTCGGTCCCGGAATTACACCAGGTCCACCGGCCGCAGAGGCATAACCTCTTGCGTACGGGTCACGGACTGACCGGATTTCTTGGGCTGAGCCGGAGCTCTCGCTGTCTGAAAAGCCGGATCACCGCCGGTTGGGAATTTCACCCTACCCCGAAGGATCGCGAATTTGCTAATCTTGCTATTGCCCATCATACTCGCCGCTTTGAGAAAAAGCAAGCAATCAGATCGGAATGAAAAAAGGCT
This window contains:
- a CDS encoding segregation and condensation protein B, with protein sequence MVQQLKSIIEGLLFMAGDEGLTVKQLAEIIEIDVRLTGDMVRELKADMEQGGRGIRIAEVAGAFRFTTHAEHASYFERMAYSPSRSSLSQAALETLAIIAYRQPITRVEIEEIRGVKSEKAIQTLVAKDLIEEKGRAEQIGRPILYGTTRSFLDHFELGSLEALPEPAAVTPEAELEEQTQMLFGRLDSRESRGNS
- a CDS encoding condensin subunit ScpA, whose protein sequence is MTVLYKLEAFEGPLDLLLHLLDREEIDIYDIPISRITDQYMDYLHAMQEFELDITSEFLVMAATLLAIKSGQLLPRPPVVEEYEEYWDEDEMLDPRDELVQKLVEYRRFKQIAEHLRDREMARSLVYSKEPEDMTTFMKEDDSHPLEGLDLGDIMAAFRRALSKAAKRTSVARIHRDEISVKDRIRDISDILREHDTVRFSRLVSTSMERHEIVVTFLAILELMKMKQVRVFQNSLFDDIVIHWRGEASDRDGSATEIDY
- a CDS encoding 6,7-dimethyl-8-ribityllumazine synthase → MTKYYEGHLVSQGLKYGVVVGRFNEFITGKLLSGALDAFKRHGAGDDEVEVEVAWVPGAFEIPLIAQKMAESGKYDAVITLGAVIRGSTPHFDYVCSEVAKGVAAINLKTGVPTIFGVLTTDSIEQAVERAGTKAGNKGWEAATAAIEMANLTRVIQG
- a CDS encoding 3,4-dihydroxy 2-butanone 4-phosphate synthase / GTP cyclohydrolase II → MTRFDHQEGFTPFNSIEEALQDLIGGKPVIVVDDEDRENEGDLIALADTITPAVINFMITEARGLVCVPITAQRARELELPPMVARNTDYHGTAFTVSVDHINTTTGISAHERSETIKALVDGTANADDFRRPGHIFPLIAKDGGVLRRAGHTEAGVDLARLCGAQPGAVICEIIKEDGSMARLPDLADFKQKHNLKLITIQHLIEFRNRREQLVERAVEVNMPTDFGVFRAVAYTNDADGKEHVALVKGEIKPDEPTLVRVHSECLTGDVFHSRRCDCGPQLAAALGQIEQAGSGILLYMRQEGRGIGLINKLKAYQLQEQGLDTVEANLKLGFAADLREYGIGAQILRDLGVREMRLMTNNPRKIRGLEGYGLSVVERVPIQMERNESNTNYLNTKKSKLGHLLEFEI
- a CDS encoding riboflavin synthase alpha chain; translation: MFTGLIEEKGALRSVSRRGEAMVLSISASKVLEDVALGDSIAVNGVCLTVTAFDSRSFAVDIMPETYRNTNLSELPLGSPLNLERAMRADGRFGGHIVQGHVDGIAVITDRRANANAVVFTMRLKDADNGRYIIPKGSITVDGISLTVVDADGDSFSVSIIPHTLAETVLQHKQPGSTVNIECDVLGKYVDHLLRYGSGASQQAGAAGRTAHGSGHASGGLSAAFLADNGFA
- a CDS encoding diaminohydroxyphosphoribosylaminopyrimidine deaminase / 5-amino-6-(5-phosphoribosylamino)uracil reductase (manually curated): MIELIDDRYYMELALQMAAKTSGQTSINPVVGCVVVKDGRIVGMGAHLKRGEGHAEVHALLMAGEEARGATVYVTLEPCSHFGRTPPCSDRIIEAGAARVVVAAQDPNPLVAGSGIAKLRAAGIDVVTGVLEQESNRLNEAFIKFISTRLPYVTLKTASTLDGRIASKTGDSRWITGPQAREAVHALRHRHMGIMVGIGTVLADDPSLTTRLPVQGLHPLRIVVDSSLRLPLGSKLVQNREAQTLVLTAADADIGREAALREAGVDVLRCGSGSRVDLAQAMRLLGEREIGSILLEGGGQLNGSMLEAGLVDRIRLFIAPKIIGGTQAPSSFQFDGFSRMAEAIELEDMELEQYGRDICISGKPVWKEGSPHVHRSH